A stretch of the Chitinophaga sp. Cy-1792 genome encodes the following:
- a CDS encoding DUF4136 domain-containing protein produces the protein MKRTIYLLSSIAAIVAIVSFSGCGKDPLKDMTPEESRIYITNHDSQTNFKSYATFSIVDSVAVLTNTSDSTKKALTDYDKQLIASVTAAMQERGYTLVGKNAKPDLGINLTRIDNTFYTTGWNPGWWGGYWDPGYWGYPGFGWYYPPYYQVYQVRERQTAIDLFDLKNPGTNNQLTAVWNSLWRGTNVWTTSNVPSMVQASFAQSPYLTNK, from the coding sequence ATGAAAAGAACAATCTATTTACTCAGCAGTATTGCTGCCATCGTGGCAATAGTGTCATTCAGTGGTTGTGGCAAGGACCCGTTGAAGGATATGACACCTGAGGAGTCCAGGATTTATATTACGAACCACGATAGCCAGACAAACTTCAAATCATACGCCACCTTCAGCATTGTAGACTCCGTTGCTGTTCTGACCAACACTTCAGACAGTACCAAAAAAGCACTGACAGATTACGACAAACAGCTGATCGCCTCTGTTACTGCGGCCATGCAGGAAAGAGGCTATACACTCGTCGGCAAGAATGCTAAACCAGACCTTGGTATTAACCTCACCCGTATCGACAACACCTTCTATACTACAGGCTGGAACCCTGGCTGGTGGGGTGGATACTGGGATCCTGGCTACTGGGGTTACCCAGGCTTTGGATGGTACTATCCACCTTATTACCAGGTGTACCAGGTAAGAGAAAGACAAACTGCCATCGACCTTTTCGATTTGAAAAATCCAGGCACCAACAATCAGCTGACCGCTGTATGGAACTCACTCTGGAGAGGTACAAACGTATGGACAACCAGCAATGTACCAAGTATGGTACAGGCTTCTTTTGCCCAGTCTCCTTACCTCACCAACAAGTAA